The Zhihengliuella sp. ISTPL4 genomic interval AGCGCTGCGTCCACGAGCGGGCGGTCAGCCAGCGCAGCTCGACTCCTCCGCCGCGACGGCGCCGCCGTACCGGGCGCCACATCGTGCTCCAGGGCCACCGCATCCCTCCATCGTCCCCGATCCGACGACGACCCGCGAATTTCCACGGATTGACCTAGGTCGATTCGCCGGATCGCGTCGGCGGTTGTATCGTGTTACGTGTTGAGTATCGATTTCATGGAGTCGCTCTCAACGACGCCTCGCGGTCGCTGGTGGGGGCCAGTTCCGCCGCGGGGTGGCCGTCTCCTCGCGGGGACGGTTCACCGGGTGTTCGCATCCGGCAGTGCAACGCACTGGGGGTGTGGCTCGTTCGGGTGCGGGCCACACCTCAGCGTTCCGCTCGGGGCGTCACCGGGCGTTCACCGCGCGGTCGCCCTCCGGCCACCGGCGCCTGTCACGATGACGAACCCATCGCTCACCCCGGGAGCTCCGTGCGCACGCCCCTCGTCACCGTCATCCTGCCTGCGAAGGACGCCGGTCCGTACATCGGCACCACGCTGGAGACCCTCATGCGGCAGTTCGACGACCCCGCGGCGCTCAAGGTCGTGGCCATCGACGACGGCTCGATCGACGACACCGGCGCGCTCATGGCGGATTACGCGTCACGCTTCCGCCACGTCGAGGTGCTGCGGAATCCCGAGCCGCTCGGCCTCGCGACGGCGCGCAATCAGGGTCTCGCCCACGTCGAGGGCGACGCCTTCTGCTTCATCGACGGCGACGACTGGATGCAGCCGCGGCGCCTCGCCGTCCTCGCCGCGCACCTGCAGGAGCTCCGGTGCGACTTCCTCCGGACGGATCACGTCACCGTCACCGGGACCCGGCGCGCCGTCGTGCGGGCGCCGTACCCATGGCGGGAGCGGGTGGTGTCGCCGCGGGAGGCCATCCTCCCGGTCGATGAACCGAGCATGGTGGACTATCCGTACGCGTGGGCGGGCCTGTTCCACCGCCGCGTCCTCGACCGGGGACTGGCGGCATTCCCCGACGGGCTGTTCACTGCGGAGGACCGCCCCTGGATCTGGCGCCTGCACTTGGAGGCGGACTCGTTCGCGGTGGTCGATGCGCCGGCGCTGCTCTACCGGCGGGGGGTCGAGACCTCGCTCACGCAGGTGCACGACCGCCGACAGCTCGACTTCGTCACGGCCATGGCGCAGGTGATCGGCCTCGTCCGCGCGGACCGGGACGCCGAACTCCTCCTCCCGAAGGCCGTATGGACGGCGCTCGCCCTCAGCGCACACCATCTGGTGCGCTCGCGGCGGATGCCTCCGCCGTCGCGGCGCGAGATGCGGAGCCGCATCCGTGCGCTGCTCCGAGAGCTCCCCGCCGCCGAGGTCTCCGCGGTCCTCGCCCGCCTCGACGGTCCCCGCCGCCGGGTGCTCGCTCGCAGCCTGCGGAGCGGGGGTCACACGACATGACCCGGCTCTTCGCCCTGCACAGCGCGTATGGGCTCGCGACCGCGGCGGCCGCCATCGACGCGGGCCTGCTCGAGACGGGGACAGACCGAGACGGTCGGACGGTCGAGCGCGTTCTCGTGCCTTTCACCTCGTCCCGCGTCCCGGAGACCGTCGTCGGTATCGACGCCGATCCCGCGCTGCATTCCCTCCGTGCGCGGTTCGATCGCGTGGAGCCGTTGGCGGACGTTCTCGGGCCCCTGCACCCCAGCGCCTGGCAGCCGACCGAGACGGACCTTCCCGTGATGGGGCGCCTGCTCACACGGGCGTGGAATCTCGACCCGAGGGAGCTCGAACTCTTCGTCCAGAGTCCGCAGGTCGCGCCCGCCCGTACGCTCCTGTCGCTGTTCCCGGAGGCGCGGGTGACCATCGTCGGCGACGGCCTGATGACCTACGCGCCGATGCGGGTACGGCTGCCGCATGCGGTCTCGGCTCGGATCGAGCGGGTCGTGTACGCCGATGTCGTTCCCGGGGTACGTCCCCTCGTCGCCGCTCCGTACGCCGCGCCCGCGCCGGTGCCGCCGGACTGGTTCGCTGCGGCGCTGCGGGAGACGGGCGGGGCGGAGACGGGGGTCGCGGCGGGGCCGGCGACCGTGCTCGTGCTCGGACAGTACCTCTCGGCACTCGGCCTCATGACCCCCGCCGAGGAGCTCGCGCTCCAGCAACGCCTCATCGACCGGGCCGGCGCAGAGCGCCCGGAGCGGATCGTCTTCAAACCCCACCCGGCGGCACCCCCGCAGCTCGTCGGCGCCGTCCGCGCGCACGCGGAGCGCCGGGGGCTGTCGTTCGTGGAGGACCGCAGCCGCCTCCCCGCCGAGCTCCTCGCGGAGCGGCTCGATGCGCGGGCGGTCGTGGCGACCTTCTCGACCGCGCTGCCGACCGTCCACACCCTGTTCGGGCGGAGGATCGGCGCCGCGGGCACGGTGGACCTGTTGCGCACCCTCGCCCCCGTGGAGAACAGCAACCGCGTCCCCCTCGTGATCGTCGACGCGCTCACTCGGCCGCACGCGCCGTACGCCGACCCGGATCGGCTGCAGCTCCTCCTGGACGCGGTCGGCTACACGATGCAGCCGGAGATCGCGGGGCATCTCCGCCCCCGAGCCGAGGAGCTGCTGCAGGACCTCGACGACGAGGAACGATGCCGGTACTTCTCCGCGGAGCGGCTGGGTGCGCTCGGCCTCTCCGGCGGGCGCGGGCCGACGGGCGTGCGGGGCCTGCTCACCCCGCGCGGCGGCGTGGGACGGATCGAGGAGTGGCGGTTGACGGCCGTCGGCGCCCGGCGCCGCGTCGGGCGTGCCTGGCGGGAGATCCGCGGACGATGACAAGGAGACACGACATGCCCGAGAATCGACCGGCGACGGTGGCGATCATCCCGGCGCGCGGCGGGTCGAAGCAGATCCCGCGGAAGAACCTGGAACGCGTGGGTGGTGTCCCGCTCGTGGTCCGGGCCGTGCACGCGGCGCAGCAGGCGGCCGGCATCGATGCCGTGGCGGTCTCGACCGACGACGACGAGATCGCTGCGGTGGCCGAGGCAGCGGGTGCGTGCGTGATCCGCCGCCCCGCAGAGCTCTCCGGCGACACCGCATCCTCGGAGGCGGCCATCCTCCATGCGCTCGATGAGCTCGAGCGTGCGGGCGACCGCTTCGAGGTCGTCGCCTTCCTGCAGGCCACGTCGCCCTTCCTTCCGAGCGCGGCGCTGTCCCACGCCGTCGCCGACGTGCGCCAGGGGCGGGCCGACAGCGTGTTCTCCGCGATGGAGACCTATGGCTTCCTCTGGAGTCGCAGAGCGGACGGCACAGCGGAGGCGATCAACCACGAGGCCGAGCACCGCCCCCGTCGCCAGGACCGCGAGCCCCACTACCTGGAGACCGGCGCCTTCTATGTGTTCCGCGCCGATGGGTTCCGTACCCACCGGCACCGCTTCTTCGGCCGGATCGGGATCGCTCGCGTCACGGAGGAGACCGCGATCGAGATCGACGACGCCGCCCAGCTGCAGGCGGCGCGCGCTCTCGCCGTCCTCCACGAGCAGCCGGAACGCGTGCCCGTCCGCGCCGTGGTCACGGACTTCGACGGAGTGCACACGGACGACACCGCGATCATCGACGCCGAGGGTGGAGAACGGGTGCGGGTCAGCCGGGAGGACGGCATGGGCGTCGCGATGCTGCGGCGGGCGGGGGTGCCGCTGCTCATCCTCTCCACCGAGGTGAACACCGTGGTGCGGGCCCGCGCGGACAAGCTTCGCGTCCCGGTGCTGCACGGCGTCGACGACAAGGAGTCGGCCCTGCGGCAGTGGGCGAGCGAGCAGGACGTGCCCCTCGCAGAGATCGCCTACCTCGGCAACGACGTCAACGACCTTCCCGCCATGCGGATCGTGGGGTGGCCGGTCGCCGTCGCGAACGCGCACCCGCTCGTTCGTGCGGAGGCGCGCGTCGTGCTGGGGCGGCGAGGCGGCGACGGGGCCGTGCGGGAGCTCGTCGAACGGGTGTTGTCGAGCTGACCGCCCCCGGTAACCGTCCGGTCCACCGGCGTTCACCCGCGGCCCGTACTCAGGAAGGACGGGGTGGTTGACCGTTCGACGACCGGAGGAATCATGACTGTCAGCATCGGATCGCACGTGATCGGCGGCGGCCGTCCCGCCTACGTCATCGCGGAGATCGGCCTCAACCACAACGGCGACGTCGACATCGCCAAGCGGCTGATCGACGTCGCGGCCCGAGCCGGCGCCGACGCGGTGAAGTTCCAGAAGCGCACGCCCGAGATCGCCACCCCGGAGCACATGCGCGACGTGCCGCGGGAGACGCCGTGGGGCACGATGAGCTACCTCGATTACCGGCGCCGGGTGGAGTTCGGCCGTGACGAGTACGTCGAGATCGGCGATCACGCGACGATGCAGGGCCTGGACTGGTTCGCCTCGCCGTGGGACGTGCCGAGCGTCGCCTTCCTCGAAGACCTCAACGTCGTGGCGCACAAGGTGGCCTCGGCGAGCCTGACCGACACGGAGCTGCTCCTCGCGCTGCGGGAGACCGGGAAGCCCATCATCCTCTCGACGGGCATGTCGACCATGGAACAGATCGACCGGGCGCTGGACACGCTCGGCACCGACCGGGTCGTCCTCATGCACGCGACCTCGACGTATCCGCTGGAGCCGGAAGAGGCGAACCTCCGGGTGATCGCGACGCTGCGGGACCGCTACCCCGGGATCCCCGTCGGCTACTCGGGACACGAGCGCGGCCTGCAGATCTCGCTCGCCGCAGTCGCGATGGGAGCCGTCGCCGTGGAGCGCCACATCACGCTGGACCGGACGATGTGGGGTTCCGACCACGCGGCGTCACTGGAGCCCGGCGGCCTGGAGCACCTGGTCCGCGACATCCGGGTGATCGAGAGTGCCGTCGGCGACGGGGTCAAGCGCGTGTTCGACAGTGAGCGGGCGCCGATGGCCAAGCTCCGCCGCGTGCCGGCATGACCGACGGCGCCGGGATGCGCGTCGTGGCCATCGCGGACGCCGACTCCTTCGTGAAGTGGGCGGCGTCGCTGCTGGGGTCCGTGCCCGGCCTGCAGCCGCAGCTCGTGCTGGTGCGCACGCCGCTGACGGTGAGCGCAGCCCAGGAAC includes:
- a CDS encoding polysialyltransferase family glycosyltransferase, yielding MTRLFALHSAYGLATAAAAIDAGLLETGTDRDGRTVERVLVPFTSSRVPETVVGIDADPALHSLRARFDRVEPLADVLGPLHPSAWQPTETDLPVMGRLLTRAWNLDPRELELFVQSPQVAPARTLLSLFPEARVTIVGDGLMTYAPMRVRLPHAVSARIERVVYADVVPGVRPLVAAPYAAPAPVPPDWFAAALRETGGAETGVAAGPATVLVLGQYLSALGLMTPAEELALQQRLIDRAGAERPERIVFKPHPAAPPQLVGAVRAHAERRGLSFVEDRSRLPAELLAERLDARAVVATFSTALPTVHTLFGRRIGAAGTVDLLRTLAPVENSNRVPLVIVDALTRPHAPYADPDRLQLLLDAVGYTMQPEIAGHLRPRAEELLQDLDDEERCRYFSAERLGALGLSGGRGPTGVRGLLTPRGGVGRIEEWRLTAVGARRRVGRAWREIRGR
- a CDS encoding N-acetylneuraminate synthase family protein, giving the protein MTVSIGSHVIGGGRPAYVIAEIGLNHNGDVDIAKRLIDVAARAGADAVKFQKRTPEIATPEHMRDVPRETPWGTMSYLDYRRRVEFGRDEYVEIGDHATMQGLDWFASPWDVPSVAFLEDLNVVAHKVASASLTDTELLLALRETGKPIILSTGMSTMEQIDRALDTLGTDRVVLMHATSTYPLEPEEANLRVIATLRDRYPGIPVGYSGHERGLQISLAAVAMGAVAVERHITLDRTMWGSDHAASLEPGGLEHLVRDIRVIESAVGDGVKRVFDSERAPMAKLRRVPA
- a CDS encoding glycosyltransferase family 2 protein, coding for MRTPLVTVILPAKDAGPYIGTTLETLMRQFDDPAALKVVAIDDGSIDDTGALMADYASRFRHVEVLRNPEPLGLATARNQGLAHVEGDAFCFIDGDDWMQPRRLAVLAAHLQELRCDFLRTDHVTVTGTRRAVVRAPYPWRERVVSPREAILPVDEPSMVDYPYAWAGLFHRRVLDRGLAAFPDGLFTAEDRPWIWRLHLEADSFAVVDAPALLYRRGVETSLTQVHDRRQLDFVTAMAQVIGLVRADRDAELLLPKAVWTALALSAHHLVRSRRMPPPSRREMRSRIRALLRELPAAEVSAVLARLDGPRRRVLARSLRSGGHTT
- a CDS encoding acylneuraminate cytidylyltransferase, which encodes MPENRPATVAIIPARGGSKQIPRKNLERVGGVPLVVRAVHAAQQAAGIDAVAVSTDDDEIAAVAEAAGACVIRRPAELSGDTASSEAAILHALDELERAGDRFEVVAFLQATSPFLPSAALSHAVADVRQGRADSVFSAMETYGFLWSRRADGTAEAINHEAEHRPRRQDREPHYLETGAFYVFRADGFRTHRHRFFGRIGIARVTEETAIEIDDAAQLQAARALAVLHEQPERVPVRAVVTDFDGVHTDDTAIIDAEGGERVRVSREDGMGVAMLRRAGVPLLILSTEVNTVVRARADKLRVPVLHGVDDKESALRQWASEQDVPLAEIAYLGNDVNDLPAMRIVGWPVAVANAHPLVRAEARVVLGRRGGDGAVRELVERVLSS